The Lysinibacter cavernae genome has a window encoding:
- the recF gene encoding DNA replication/repair protein RecF (All proteins in this family for which functions are known are DNA-binding proteins that assist the filamentation of RecA onto DNA for the initiation of recombination or recombinational repair.), protein MRVTHLSVADYRNYVTAELALRPGPNLLVGRNGQGKTNLVEAIGYFSTLTSHRVSGDQALIRKGCDSAIVRMRIAHLERDVLLELQINRSGANRAQVNRGPSKPRELPRYFSSILFAPEDLSIVRGDPSLRRRFMDERIIADSPRMISVLSDYDRVVKQRNTLLKSARATGMKADQLSTLDVWDERLVALGSEIIDARTALIRELADPVRRAYEHIAHDDHSPTLTIIRSIDGAIDSDGQSGSASSQASSIQPPTNLAVQTTADRFRAALRELRSKEIDRAITLVGPHRDDLFLELNGLPVKGYASHGESWSYALALRLASAQRVRERSNTGDPVLILDDVFAELDVRRRERLLSAISTYEQVIVTAAVADDVPDGFTWNTVHIHGGSILESAHEGMRPQQIGQPAGSAAAASTIIGDPTVESQ, encoded by the coding sequence ATGAGAGTCACGCACCTCAGCGTTGCTGATTATCGCAATTATGTGACCGCCGAACTCGCGTTGCGGCCAGGACCGAACCTGTTAGTCGGTCGCAACGGCCAGGGAAAGACCAACTTGGTCGAAGCGATCGGCTATTTTTCGACACTGACTTCCCACCGAGTGAGTGGAGACCAAGCCCTTATTCGTAAGGGCTGCGACTCGGCGATTGTGCGAATGCGTATTGCTCATCTCGAGCGAGACGTCTTGCTCGAACTGCAGATCAATAGGTCTGGGGCGAACCGCGCGCAGGTAAATCGCGGGCCAAGTAAGCCTCGGGAATTGCCCCGTTATTTTTCGAGCATCCTGTTTGCTCCAGAAGATCTCAGTATCGTTCGGGGTGACCCCTCGCTTCGGCGCCGGTTTATGGATGAGCGGATTATTGCCGACTCCCCACGCATGATCAGTGTCCTTTCGGATTATGATCGCGTCGTTAAACAACGAAACACGCTCCTCAAATCGGCGCGCGCTACTGGTATGAAGGCCGATCAGCTCTCAACCTTGGACGTATGGGATGAGCGGCTCGTTGCGCTCGGTTCCGAAATTATCGATGCGAGAACGGCGCTTATCCGCGAGCTCGCCGACCCCGTTCGCCGCGCGTATGAGCACATCGCCCACGACGACCACTCCCCTACGCTGACCATCATTCGCAGCATTGATGGTGCGATCGATTCGGACGGCCAATCGGGGTCTGCATCCAGCCAGGCTTCCTCGATCCAGCCGCCAACCAATCTGGCCGTTCAGACAACGGCCGATCGGTTTCGGGCGGCGCTTCGCGAATTGCGAAGCAAAGAAATTGATCGGGCGATTACGCTTGTTGGGCCGCACCGTGACGATCTCTTTCTTGAACTCAACGGTCTTCCCGTCAAGGGCTACGCGAGCCACGGTGAATCCTGGTCGTATGCGCTTGCTCTTCGCCTTGCCTCAGCCCAGCGAGTCCGAGAACGAAGTAACACAGGAGACCCCGTTCTCATTCTCGACGACGTGTTTGCCGAGTTGGATGTTCGGCGACGCGAGCGCCTCTTGAGCGCAATCTCAACATACGAGCAGGTCATCGTCACCGCTGCGGTTGCCGACGATGTTCCGGATGGTTTCACGTGGAACACTGTGCATATCCACGGTGGCTCGATTCTTGAATCGGCACACGAGGGGATGCGTCCGCAGCAGATTGGTCAGCCGGCCGGGTCGGCGGCCGCTGCATCGACCATCATTGGTGATCCAACGGTTGAGAGTCAATAG
- a CDS encoding DUF721 domain-containing protein, whose product MSNQQLPGEENAPHRSDDDTVPAARPSTSVPAHDDDEPTRLYLHLKEVWSGRRQQKRRNARTIDPSDSVPFGKGRDPHSLGSTLGNLTDQLGWSPQLSQSEVLLGWPAVVGPELADHATAVDLADGVLMVQCDSTAWATQLRLMRSNILERLANEYPDAKVESIRFIGPDVPSWKHGFRSVPGRGPRDTYG is encoded by the coding sequence GTGTCGAACCAGCAGCTACCTGGCGAAGAGAATGCCCCGCACCGAAGCGACGACGATACAGTGCCAGCAGCACGCCCGTCGACGTCGGTACCGGCGCACGACGATGACGAACCGACACGCCTCTACTTGCATCTCAAAGAAGTTTGGTCGGGTCGGAGGCAACAAAAGCGGCGCAACGCTCGAACGATTGATCCGAGCGATTCCGTTCCATTCGGGAAAGGGCGAGATCCTCATTCCCTCGGCTCAACGCTTGGGAACCTCACCGACCAGCTGGGATGGTCACCTCAGCTCTCGCAATCTGAAGTCCTGCTTGGATGGCCGGCCGTGGTTGGGCCTGAGCTTGCCGACCACGCGACGGCCGTTGACCTTGCCGACGGTGTGCTTATGGTCCAGTGTGATTCGACAGCGTGGGCAACGCAGCTCCGATTGATGCGATCAAATATCCTCGAGCGCCTCGCGAACGAGTACCCAGATGCAAAGGTGGAATCGATACGTTTCATCGGCCCCGACGTACCATCCTGGAAACATGGCTTCAGATCAGTTCCAGGGCGCGGTCCGCGCGATACCTACGGCTAA
- the gyrB gene encoding DNA topoisomerase (ATP-hydrolyzing) subunit B, whose amino-acid sequence MSPEAKPDQTENEYGAGDIQVLEGLEAVRKRPGMYIGSTGPRGLHHLVYEIVDNSVDEALAGHCDHIEITILKDGAVRVVDNGRGIPVDIHPVEKKSTVEVVLTILHAGGKFGGGGYAVSGGLHGVGSSVVNALSTNLEVEVRRQGNVYRQRFSIGVPDAPLEKGEASDETGTTITFWPSPDIFETVEFDYDTLRNRFQQMAFLNKGLRISLSDERVVEVEEGEEEPKPRSDVFHYEKGLVDYVEFLNKAKRADIVNEEIISFELEDPEKKIALEVAMQWTTSYTESVHTYANTINTHEGGTHEEGFRAALTTLVNKYAREKNILREKDDNLSGDDVREGLTAVVSIKLGEPQFEGQTKTKLGNTEAKAFVQKVTGDQLGDWFGRNPIAAKEIIRKAVQAATARMAARKARETARRKGLLEGGGMPGKLKDCQSKDPSISEIFIVEGDSAGGSAVQGRNPETQAILPLRGKILNVEKARLDRALGNAEVQAMITAFGAGIGDEFDPEKARYHKIVLMADADVDGQHITTLLLTLLFRYMRPLIDQGYVYLAQPPLYRLKWSNAEHEYVYSDEERDDRLVKGQAAGRRIPKDNGIQRYKGLGEMDYKELWETTMAPETRTLLQVTLDDAVAADTIFSTLMGEDVESRRTFIQQNAKDVRFLDI is encoded by the coding sequence ATGAGTCCCGAAGCTAAACCGGATCAGACTGAAAACGAATACGGAGCCGGAGATATCCAGGTTCTTGAAGGACTCGAGGCGGTACGCAAACGCCCGGGTATGTACATCGGCTCTACCGGGCCGCGTGGTCTTCACCACCTCGTTTACGAAATTGTTGATAACTCGGTTGACGAGGCGCTTGCCGGTCACTGTGATCACATCGAAATCACGATCCTCAAAGACGGCGCCGTTCGCGTTGTTGACAACGGTCGAGGCATCCCCGTCGACATCCACCCGGTCGAGAAGAAATCGACGGTTGAAGTCGTTCTCACCATCCTGCACGCCGGTGGAAAATTCGGCGGCGGCGGATACGCGGTTTCCGGTGGTCTGCACGGTGTTGGTAGCTCCGTCGTGAACGCCCTGTCAACCAACCTCGAGGTTGAGGTCCGACGCCAAGGTAACGTCTATCGCCAGCGCTTTAGCATTGGTGTTCCCGACGCACCGCTCGAAAAGGGCGAGGCATCCGACGAGACCGGAACAACCATTACCTTCTGGCCAAGCCCAGACATCTTTGAGACGGTTGAGTTCGACTACGACACGCTCCGCAACCGTTTCCAGCAGATGGCGTTCCTAAATAAGGGTCTGCGCATCTCTCTCAGCGACGAGCGCGTTGTTGAGGTTGAAGAGGGCGAAGAAGAGCCAAAGCCCCGCAGCGATGTCTTCCACTACGAGAAGGGCCTCGTCGACTACGTTGAGTTCCTTAACAAAGCCAAGCGCGCCGACATCGTGAACGAAGAGATTATCTCGTTTGAGCTTGAAGACCCAGAGAAGAAGATTGCTCTTGAGGTTGCCATGCAGTGGACGACCTCGTACACCGAGAGCGTGCACACCTACGCAAACACGATCAATACTCACGAGGGTGGAACCCACGAAGAGGGCTTCCGCGCTGCGCTGACGACACTCGTCAACAAGTATGCGCGCGAGAAAAATATCCTTCGCGAAAAAGACGACAACCTGTCCGGCGACGACGTGCGCGAGGGCCTCACCGCCGTCGTATCGATTAAGCTCGGCGAGCCCCAGTTTGAAGGTCAGACGAAGACCAAGCTTGGCAACACCGAGGCAAAGGCATTTGTTCAGAAGGTAACGGGCGATCAGCTCGGCGACTGGTTCGGTCGTAACCCCATCGCGGCCAAAGAAATTATCCGTAAAGCCGTTCAAGCAGCAACCGCCCGTATGGCAGCCAGAAAAGCCCGCGAAACCGCGCGCCGCAAGGGGTTGCTTGAGGGCGGCGGAATGCCAGGAAAGCTCAAAGACTGCCAGTCGAAAGACCCGTCAATCTCTGAGATTTTCATTGTTGAGGGTGACTCGGCCGGCGGTTCAGCCGTTCAGGGCCGCAACCCAGAGACGCAGGCCATTCTTCCGCTGCGAGGCAAGATCCTCAACGTTGAGAAGGCGCGCCTCGATCGCGCACTCGGAAACGCCGAGGTTCAGGCAATGATCACTGCCTTCGGTGCGGGAATCGGTGACGAATTTGATCCGGAAAAGGCCAGGTACCACAAGATCGTTCTCATGGCCGACGCCGATGTTGACGGTCAGCACATCACCACCCTGCTGCTCACGCTGCTCTTCCGTTACATGCGCCCGCTGATCGACCAGGGGTACGTCTACCTGGCCCAGCCGCCGCTGTACCGCCTCAAGTGGTCAAACGCCGAACACGAATATGTGTACAGCGACGAAGAGCGCGACGACCGTCTGGTCAAGGGACAGGCCGCAGGCCGACGCATCCCGAAAGACAACGGAATTCAGCGGTACAAGGGTCTTGGCGAGATGGACTACAAGGAGCTGTGGGAAACCACGATGGCACCTGAGACCCGCACGCTGCTGCAGGTCACACTCGACGACGCGGTAGCAGCCGACACCATTTTCTCCACCCTCATGGGTGAAGACGTGGAAAGCCGTCGAACATTTATTCAGCAGAACGCGAAGGATGTGCGGTTCCTCGACATCTAG
- the gyrA gene encoding DNA gyrase subunit A, protein MAEEITAAHDHGKINQVDLQLEMQRSYLDYAMSVIVGRALPEVRDGLKPVHRRVIYAMYDGGYRPDRAFSKCARVVGDVMGQFHPHGDSAIYDALVRLVQPWSLRYPLALGQGNFGSPGNDGAAAPRYTETKMAPLALEMVRDIDEDTVDFQDNYDGRTQEPAVLPSRFPNLLVNGSVGIAVGMATNIPPHNLREVSEGALWHLANPEASRDELLDALMERIKGPDFPTGAQILGTQGIKDAYTTGRGSITMRAVVSVEELQNRTCLVITELPYQVNPDNLAIKIADLVKDGKIGGIADIRDETSGRTGQRLVIVLKRDAVAKVVLNNLYKHTQLQENFGANMLAIVDGVPRTLPIDGFITAWVAHQIVVIVRRTKFRLRKAEERMHILRAYLKALDALDEVIALIRRSPTVEEARDGLMDLLKVDELQARAILDLQLRRLAALEHQKIVEEATELEEKIKEYNHILETPARQREIVSEELTEIVERFGDDRRTEIMMGYGGDMSIEDLIPEEEMVVTVTRGGYVKRTRSDNYRSQHRGGKGVKGAQLRADDIVEHFFVTTTHHWLLFFTNSGRVYRAKTYEIPEGGRDAKGQHVANLLALQPDEQITQILDIPNYEAAQYLLLATRDGLVKKTALTEYDTNRSGGIIAIKLREGDELVSALLANDDSDILLVSRKGMSIRFTANDTALRPMGRSTSGVRGMGFREGDHLLDASPVADDAFVFVVTEGGYAKRTSVDEYRVQNRGGFGVKVAKLDENRGDLVGGLIVDETDEVLVVLASGKVVRSAVAEVPAKGRNTMGVVFARFPDNDRIIGIARNSERNLETEDADAEDAEGGPATDATEKDVTDEQ, encoded by the coding sequence ATGGCAGAAGAAATCACAGCAGCACACGACCACGGCAAGATCAACCAGGTAGACCTGCAGCTCGAAATGCAGCGCAGCTACCTCGACTACGCAATGAGCGTGATCGTTGGACGAGCTCTTCCTGAGGTTCGTGACGGGCTGAAGCCCGTACACCGCCGCGTAATTTACGCGATGTACGACGGCGGTTACCGCCCAGACCGTGCATTCTCGAAGTGCGCCCGTGTGGTTGGCGACGTCATGGGTCAGTTCCACCCGCACGGTGACAGCGCCATTTACGACGCGCTCGTTCGGCTTGTGCAGCCGTGGAGCCTCCGTTACCCGCTCGCACTTGGCCAGGGAAACTTCGGTTCGCCCGGTAACGATGGCGCTGCTGCCCCCCGGTATACCGAGACCAAGATGGCGCCCCTTGCCCTCGAAATGGTTCGCGACATCGACGAAGATACCGTTGATTTCCAGGACAACTACGACGGTCGCACGCAAGAGCCTGCGGTGCTGCCAAGCCGCTTCCCCAACCTGCTGGTCAACGGATCCGTTGGTATTGCGGTTGGAATGGCTACCAACATCCCACCACACAACCTGCGTGAGGTCTCAGAGGGTGCCCTGTGGCACCTTGCGAACCCGGAGGCGAGCCGCGACGAGCTGCTTGATGCTCTCATGGAGCGCATCAAGGGACCAGACTTCCCAACGGGAGCCCAGATCCTTGGCACACAGGGCATCAAGGATGCCTACACCACGGGCCGCGGCTCGATCACGATGCGTGCCGTTGTTAGCGTTGAAGAACTGCAAAACCGCACGTGTCTTGTCATCACCGAGCTGCCATATCAGGTCAACCCTGACAACCTGGCGATCAAGATTGCCGACCTTGTCAAGGACGGCAAGATCGGTGGCATCGCCGACATTCGCGACGAGACGAGTGGTCGCACCGGCCAGCGCCTCGTGATTGTGCTCAAGCGCGACGCGGTTGCCAAGGTTGTACTGAACAACCTGTACAAGCACACGCAGCTGCAAGAAAACTTTGGCGCCAACATGCTCGCGATTGTGGATGGCGTGCCTCGCACCCTGCCCATCGACGGCTTTATCACCGCCTGGGTTGCCCACCAGATCGTAGTGATCGTTCGCCGCACGAAGTTCCGACTTCGCAAGGCTGAAGAACGCATGCACATCCTGCGCGCGTATCTCAAGGCGTTGGATGCGCTCGACGAGGTTATTGCCCTCATCCGCCGCTCCCCCACCGTTGAGGAAGCCCGCGACGGACTTATGGACCTGCTCAAGGTTGACGAGCTGCAGGCCCGCGCAATCCTCGACCTCCAGCTGCGCCGACTGGCCGCTCTTGAGCACCAGAAGATCGTTGAAGAAGCCACGGAGCTTGAAGAAAAGATCAAGGAATACAACCACATCCTTGAGACGCCGGCTCGCCAGCGCGAGATCGTGAGCGAAGAGCTCACCGAGATCGTTGAGCGTTTTGGCGACGATCGCCGCACCGAAATCATGATGGGTTACGGCGGCGACATGTCGATCGAGGACCTCATCCCTGAAGAGGAGATGGTGGTGACGGTGACGCGTGGTGGCTACGTCAAGCGCACGCGCAGCGACAACTATCGCAGCCAGCACCGCGGCGGCAAGGGCGTCAAGGGCGCCCAACTGCGCGCTGACGATATCGTTGAGCACTTCTTCGTGACCACAACGCACCACTGGCTGCTGTTCTTCACCAACTCTGGCCGCGTATACCGCGCAAAGACCTACGAGATCCCAGAGGGCGGCCGCGACGCGAAGGGTCAGCACGTCGCAAACCTTCTTGCACTGCAGCCCGACGAGCAGATTACGCAGATTCTTGACATTCCAAACTACGAGGCCGCGCAGTACCTGCTGCTCGCGACCCGTGATGGACTCGTGAAGAAGACTGCACTCACCGAGTACGACACCAACCGCTCCGGTGGCATTATCGCCATCAAGCTTCGCGAGGGCGACGAGCTCGTTTCTGCCCTGCTGGCTAACGACGATTCGGACATCCTGCTGGTGTCGCGTAAGGGCATGTCGATTCGCTTCACGGCAAACGACACCGCCCTTCGCCCGATGGGCCGCTCAACGAGTGGCGTTCGGGGCATGGGATTCCGTGAGGGCGATCACCTGCTCGATGCCAGCCCGGTTGCCGACGACGCCTTTGTGTTTGTGGTTACCGAGGGTGGATACGCCAAGCGCACGTCAGTAGACGAATACCGTGTCCAGAACCGCGGCGGCTTCGGCGTGAAGGTTGCAAAGCTCGACGAAAACCGTGGCGACCTTGTTGGCGGTCTCATCGTCGACGAGACCGACGAGGTCTTGGTTGTGCTCGCGAGTGGTAAAGTTGTGCGCTCTGCGGTTGCTGAGGTTCCCGCAAAGGGCCGAAACACCATGGGCGTCGTGTTTGCGAGATTCCCAGACAACGATCGTATTATTGGAATCGCTCGAAATTCAGAACGTAATCTCGAGACCGAAGATGCCGATGCTGAAGACGCCGAGGGTGGCCCAGCAACGGATGCAACAGAGAAGGACGTAACGGATGAGCAATAG
- a CDS encoding DUF3566 domain-containing protein, producing the protein MSNSVADKLAHKSRKKAPAKQVRLKLVYVDFWSAVKFSFLLSLSAAIIMVVATFLVYMVLSQTGIFDKVNELFMEIVSGDEYNLMSFLGLAQVMGFAIIVAVLNTIVGTALGAVSAVIYNLIVKITGGFQLGFTSS; encoded by the coding sequence ATGAGCAATAGTGTCGCTGATAAGCTCGCGCATAAATCCCGCAAGAAGGCGCCAGCCAAGCAGGTTCGACTCAAGCTCGTCTACGTAGACTTCTGGTCTGCGGTCAAGTTTTCGTTCCTCCTGTCCCTGAGCGCGGCCATCATCATGGTCGTTGCGACGTTCCTCGTCTATATGGTGCTGAGCCAGACGGGAATTTTTGACAAGGTCAACGAGCTGTTCATGGAGATCGTCTCAGGAGACGAATACAACCTCATGAGCTTCCTTGGACTCGCGCAGGTGATGGGATTTGCCATCATCGTTGCTGTTCTTAACACAATTGTTGGAACAGCTCTCGGTGCAGTTTCCGCCGTAATCTACAACCTCATTGTGAAGATTACGGGCGGATTCCAGCTGGGATTCACCAGCAGCTAA
- a CDS encoding DNA/RNA helicase: MSLSRKRKRELKKLKSYAEDVLNDQKIVLDRAKDVMLEAGVQAKHLSDEYVAPKVNEAYDTVRPTVDRGVRSARQAAETIRRTAAPAVTAALISAVNALEAADSPRARRASDSLVKLGDRAGLKVKQPKRRSAGSFFAIGLGVAAAVGVGYALWQTFRADDELWIAADDAE, encoded by the coding sequence GTGTCGCTCTCACGCAAGCGCAAACGCGAACTTAAGAAGCTCAAGTCGTACGCAGAAGACGTACTCAACGATCAGAAGATTGTTCTCGATCGTGCAAAGGACGTCATGCTCGAAGCAGGCGTTCAAGCAAAACACCTGTCAGACGAATACGTTGCCCCAAAGGTCAACGAAGCGTATGACACCGTTCGACCAACGGTCGATCGGGGCGTTCGCAGCGCACGCCAGGCAGCGGAGACCATCCGTCGCACCGCGGCACCCGCTGTGACGGCCGCCCTCATCAGCGCAGTAAATGCGCTCGAGGCTGCAGACAGCCCCCGCGCTCGTCGCGCCTCCGACAGCCTTGTGAAGCTTGGCGATCGCGCCGGCCTCAAGGTCAAGCAGCCGAAGCGCCGCTCAGCAGGAAGCTTCTTCGCCATCGGACTCGGCGTCGCCGCGGCTGTTGGTGTTGGCTATGCCCTGTGGCAGACCTTCCGCGCTGATGATGAGCTCTGGATCGCGGCCGACGACGCCGAATAG